A genomic window from Daphnia magna isolate NIES linkage group LG9, ASM2063170v1.1, whole genome shotgun sequence includes:
- the LOC116931047 gene encoding uncharacterized protein LOC116931047 — MASAVKIRYVYETSFFDGRNDCWTSQPDNPPEEVDSAVNHPIVRKIQQAVIRARKAVTSSMNSNPNIDMTGHSEPDRSSLQLQRSNISSLQTSICSLDESAQDLDGRLILNRSRSLQQTHHLFHSVDSHHNYHHHHRGFSLHLSPKQRTKVSEAVLSPISDKSENETSQMLTTTTVPIPSSVAVPFEFHAAARRRPQSLFSNIISGRPSGSAGGFNGSDSGISISANSLVTNDSHEALQPLNKPPLHLSLDNSQEFLSSSSSEPPEENLPFLMPKLRRGTNNNSGIFKPQTSAPIRQLSLTLSFPPLQSLPFVAPAVGFKDLVDDAIPLEIQSWYHGSITRRDAEKRLKPAPAGSFLVRDSMASHADYFLAARGENGFLHVRICCNTGLDDPNKDFTLVTLPERRFESVAAVVNHCANIGVYSRHLPPAILKYPLNEESV; from the exons ATGGCTTCCGCCGTAAAAATTCGGTATGTTTACGAGACATCATTTTTCGATGGACGAAACGATTGCTGGACATCTCAGCCGGACAACCCACCGGAGGAAGTTGACTCGGCCGTGAATCATCCGATCGTGCGTAAAATTCAGCAGGCCGTCATCCGAGCCAGAAAAGCGGTGACGTCCAGCATGAACAGCAATCCAAATATTGACATGACTGGTCATTCGGAGCCCGACAGAAGCTCGTTACAGCTGCAGCGTTCCAACATTTCCAGTTTACAAACGAGTATTTGCAGTCTGGACGAATCCGCCCAAGACCTTGACGGCCGGTTGATCTTGAATCGTTCACGATCGCTACAGCAAACGCATCATTTGTTTCATTCGGTCGATTCTCATCATAATTACCATCATCATCACCGTGGATTCTCGCTCCACCTGTCGCCAAAACAAAGGACCAAAGTTAGTGAGGCCGTCCTGTCTCCCATTTCCGACAAGTCGGAAAATGAGACGAGTCAAATGTTGACGACAACAACCGTTCCTATCCCATCATCGGTCGCCGTTCCATTCGAGTTCCATGCGGCCGCAAGGCGACGCCCTCAATCTCTTTTCTCTAACATCATCAGCGGCAGGCCCAGCGGAAGTGCTGGGGGGTTCAATGGCTCTGACAGTGGTATCTCCATATCAGCCAACTCGTTGGTTACAAACGACTCTCACGAAGCTCTTCAACCGCTGAACAAACCGCCACTCCATCTCTCACTCGACAATAGTCAAG AATTTTTGTCGTCTTCGTCATCCGAGCCACCGGAAGAGAATTTACCTTTTCTCATGCCTAAATTGCGCCGTGggaccaacaacaacagcggCATCTTCAAGCCGCAAACGAGCGCTCCGATCCGTCAGCTTTCACTCACGCTGTCTTTCCCTCCATTGCAGAGTCTTCCGTTCGTTGCACCTGCTGTTGGTTTTAAGGATTTAGTCGACGATGCAATTCCGCTTGAAATTCAAAG tTGGTATCACGGGTCCATCACGCGACGAGATGCTGAAAAACGACTAAAACCTGCGCCGGCGGGTTCTTTTCTTGTGCGGGACTCGATGGCTAGTCATGCCGACTACTTTCTAGCTGCCAG AGGTGAAAATGGTTTTCTGCACGTTCGTATTTGCTGCAACACTGGGCTTGACGATCCGAACAAAGATTTCACGCTAGTCACCTTGCCTGAACGTCGTTTCGAGTCGGTGGCAGCGGTGGTCAATCATTGTGCCAATATCGGTGTCTACAGCCGACATCTTCCGCCCGCCATCCTCAAATATCCGTTGAATGAAGAATCTGTTTGA